Within the Camelus dromedarius isolate mCamDro1 chromosome 9, mCamDro1.pat, whole genome shotgun sequence genome, the region GCAGTAGAGGGGATGGGCCCCCTATCAGCCTAGGGGTGACCTGCTCCTTTGCTCCCAACAGTTATGCATTTGGACGCCCCGAAGGACCCCTATGATCTCTACTTTTATGCACCGGACGCCTGGGTTCCTTCACACATCGCCACCAAGCAGCCGCCGCCCACTCCTCCGCTGCCGCCCAAGCTGCCCCCGCCGCCTCGCGGGGTCCGCCCCCAGCTCCTGGAGCCTCTCTCCCCCGCCACGCTTCCCAACAACTTCGTGTGAGCCTGGCCAGACCTTGGCCAGCCCCAAATAGAGGAAAGATTCAGAGGTTCTGTCCTCCTGGCCCGTTTTGCTACATAGTGGTCCTCTAGGATAGAGGGTCCATCAGAGATGTTTTAGATGTGACCAGAGAACACAGTCTGAGGCACAATAAATCACGTATTCCCACAGCTAGACAACTCCTCTGGCCTGAGTCCTGAGGGAGGAGGGTGGCTGGGGTCCTAGGATACCAGGTacgagggaggaggaggctagagGCCTGGACTCCTGGGTCTGAGGCGGGAGGGGGTTGGGGTTTGGACTCCTGTGACTCCCACTGCCAGTGACGACTGGGTGTGTACAACAAAGCATTTTAttgggagaggggcagggcaggatTTACAGTCACAGAGACAAGACACACAAAGACACAACCCTGCCCGGGGTAAaacacccccttccccagccccagtcccttTCCTGGGATTCTGTGACTTCTATATATGTTCCCCAAATTCTAAGCCGAAATAGGGGAGTCTGAGAGGGAAGGGATCCCAGATTTGGAGTCATTCAGCCCCTGAGGGACAACAAATGGCCACTGAGAAAATGAGGGTAGTTTGAAACCACCCAGGAGAATAAAGTGCTAAGATTCAGGGGGAAGAAGGAGCATCTTGAAACCACCATGGGAAAGTTCAATGGTGGTGGCTTCAAAGCTTAAGAGTAGATGGACTTGTGCAGCCGCTATTTAGACCTGAAAACCATGTCAGAAAAAGTGCATGGGGGCGTAGAGAGGCATATTGTTAAAACCATCATTTTGGTTGTTTCCCTAGGCGTTGTGCTAAGCTAGGGAGAAGGTTTTGGGGAATTTGGTGCTTCAGCAGAATCTGCTGGTGGAGAGAGGGGTGAAAAGTTGGGTGGGAGGGTGCTTGAAACTGCCATTTCCCCTCAGAAACGCTGGTGAGAATCAATCCCTAAATGGCAGGGATGGGTGATTAGTTAAGCCAACCTGGGAAGTGCAGAATAGGGTTGGGAGGGATTtgaaacttctagaggaaaacctTGAATTTTTCTGAAAGAAGAGGCAGGCTGAGTAATCTCAGGGATTAGCCCAAATCCCTGGGGTTCAAAGAAATGGGGAGGTGCCCAAAACCACAAGAGAGATTAAGAGATTGAACTGTCCATTCAAATAAAGCCCTGAAAGGAGAGACTTGAAACCACTGAGGCAGAACAAGTGGAGAAGGGTACCTTTAGGGAAATTTGGGTATCCTTGAAACTGCCAGTCTGCAGCTTCACTACCCCTGAGAGGCaaatgggaaggaaagagggtTTGACAGCACTAGGAACAAGGGAGAGTGCTTCTTAGGCCTGAGGCAGGACGCAGAGGACTGGGGTTCCTTGATACTGTAAACTCAGGCCAGAGATGTGTGGAATGGAGGACCTGGAAACTGCCATCCAGTGGGAGGCACATGGTCAGTAGCCCCGGACAGGGGGTGGGGGTCTTGGGGGTTGAACTGTGCTGTGTGTGGCTCCataggagggagggggagcagggggtgCCCCGGGGGGCTCAGCCTCATCCTCCATTTCGCTTTCATCACTGCCAGCCAGCTGGTCATGGCCAACAAAGCCACATTTCTCTTCGCTCATCTCCTCAGGCTCTGCCCACGGCTGCTTCTCTCCGGAAGCGAAGACCCCGTAGAAGATGACACCCCCGTAGTGCACCAGGGAGGCAATGAGGAACACATACTGCCACTCCTCCCGAGTCTGTGGGGGGACATTGGGGAGGTAAAGTCAGAGGACAGAGAAACAGGAGGTAGAGAGAGGACCTGAGGAGGAAGGGGGTTGGGGTAGAGGTACAGGGTAGGAAAGGCCAGAGAAAGGAAGACTGAGATACAGAAAGAGGCTtaaagagacccagagagggcagggagggagcccagagagggtgaTGCATGTCAGGAGGGTACCAGACACAAATTTGGAGGGCAAGTGGGTCAGGGCGGGCGCACGGACCTTGTGCTTAGTCATTGCACCCACGATGATGGGGCACACCATCCCCGACAACGTGCCCACGCCGTTGGAGATGCCCATGAGGATGCTGGCATAGCGCGGGGCGATGTCCAGGTGATTCACGTTGAACCCTGGCGAATCGAGCCAGGACGCGTCACGCCTGATTCTAACTAACCTCCCGCTTCCCCGCCGCTCTTTCTGATCCACCTTTCGCGAGGCTGGGAGGTTCCCTTCCTGAACCAGGAAGTTCCCCACAGAGCAGACCAGAGTCCCCCAAGCTGCGGATCCGCGGTTCTCACCGGAGATGGCGAAGCCGCTGAAGCCCACTGCGAGGACCAGGAAGGAGATGGCCACCCCTTTGGAGTGCGAGTAGCCGACCACTAGCAGCAGCGTGGCTTCCATGCCAAAGCCTATGGAGGGACGCCTCATCTGAGCACGGGCCGCCCCAGACCACCTCTCCAGACCTGTTCCAGCCCCAGCTAGCCCCTATTCGCCCCCTTCTGGCCACTTCCAGGCCTGTCTCTAGCTTTGTCCCCTATTCCACCCGCGCCTGCCCTAACCAAGCCCTTACCTCCTCAATGCCTGGCCCTTGACTGGGCGCACAGGCTCCAACAACCCCAGCTGTGTCCTCCATGGCTCTACCCACTGATTAGGCCACACCCTGAAGACACAGGGTCCAGGCTCCACCTGTGCATCTTCACACCTTTCCTCTCTGTCCCCATTCCTTACAGTCAGACCTTTGTCTCTCCAGGTTCTCCTTTTCATCACCCGGTTACCATCCTACTCTGGCCAGCCTAGTATAGGCCCCGCCCTTCCAGACCCAGCATGGTCTCTCCTTTGCTCCACCTGCAGTCACACCTGTCTTGCCCTTCTACGCCTTGGCCTCCAAGTCTGCCACCTGAGATTCTGTTCCAGCCAGGCGGGTCTCAACCGGGGTCCGCTTTTTCGGACAGGCCCCTGGACACGCCCCTGACTCCGCCCCCACTCTCCCATGGTCCCACCCCCTAGATCCTCCCCATCGCGCTCTTCTCCTTCCAGGACATCCCAGACCAGGTCCAGGCCCCGCCCCACTCACCCCCACAGTTCATCAACTTGCGCACGTTGGTGGTGGACATGATACGGCGGCTCCTCAGGAAGTCGGCGATCTGGCCGCCGATGGGCACGATGATGGTCATGACCAGGTGGGGCAACGCTGATACCAGGCCCACCTGCGCCAGCGGGCGTACAAGGAGGAGAGCTCAGGGGCCGCCCGCCCAGCATCTCCACCCTGTTCAGGCACTATTGGCTCCTCCCTGAACCTCGTGCCAACCCCTTGGGATCCAGGCCCCTCTCCTTTCACCTCACCCCCGCAGCGCCCCcggccctccccttccctctgggcCCAACCTTGCTGATCTCGAAGCCGAACACTTCTTCGAAGTAGGCGGGCTGGGAGATAAGGAGCAGGTAGAATGTCCAACTGCGGCAGAAGTTGGCCACAATGATGGCATAGACTGGCATGGACGTGAAGAAGCGCCGCCAGGGTGTGTTAAACTTCTGTGGTGGGCGAGAGGAGGAGCAGTTAAAACAGAGACCGGGGCTGGGTGCTCCCCGTGTCCCTTGAGGGATCCCACTGTAGTCCCAGAGACCCAGGTTTCCGACCTCACTAAAACCTCCAGGGATGCAGGGTCGTCAGCCTGACCAAATCCCTGAGGGAACATTAGCATCCTAGCCTCACAGTGACACCAGGGATGCAGGTCCCGACTCTACAGTAGCCCTCAGGTTCGCAGGTGTCTGGACCCCACGAACACCTTCAGAGACCCATAACTGTGGACCCAAGAGTCTCTTTCCATACAATTACGCCCCCTAATTCTACCCTCACCCACCCCAAAGTCTAAGCAAAACCCTGCATCCTAATCCGCTTCTGCAGGTTTAACCACGCCCATCAGTGGTTACGCCCAGCTCGCGACCTAGCCTACCAATCCCGTCCTCCTGGGGCTTTTAACCCCGCCTCCTGCCGTCTCACGCCACCCACCTTGCGTTCCCATCACATCTCCTCTAATAAGAGTCCACAGAAACCCACCAAGATCTACAAGCAGTGCGGGTTTGAAGCCCCTTTTTCTCCTGCCTCCGTGCCTAGGAATCCCTCCTCGCCCCACCGCGCCCCCGCCCTGCAGGCTTGGGCCCGGACCGTGACTGGGTTCATGAGTTTGGCGCTCTCGCCGATGGCGTCCTCGATGTACTTGCGCTCCTCCTCCGAAATGCTGGGGTGCAGGGCCGGGGACTCGTAGGAGACGAGCAGCCAGAACAGGTACCAGAAGATCCCGAAGCTGCCTGAGGGGGTCAGGAGGGGGATGGAAGCGAGGTGACGACCGGCCTCGCTCTGCCCCAGCGCCACCCGGACCCAGGCGTCCGGGCCCCTCACCGTAGACGTAGAACACAGAGCTCCATCCTGAGTACTGCACCAGGACCCCGGCGAGAGGCATCGCAACCACCGCCCCAGCATAGGAACCTAAAGGGGAGGATGCGGGATGGAGAAGAATCCCATTTTCCTCAGATGCAGTAGTGCGGATCCCCAGCCCTGGCCTTTCTGGgacacagcccctcctccctcagacacGTCGGTCTGGGTCACCAGTCCCCTCCACTCTCAGACCATGGAGTCCAAGCCCCAATCCCCCACCTCCCTCAGACCTAAGAGTCGGAACTCCAGGCCCTTCCATCCTCAGACCCACAGGTCTGGATCCAGCCCCTTCCTCTCACCGCAAAAGGCTGTTGTCGCCAGGCGACTCCGCTCTAAGGGCGGGGCCCATTTGCTCCAGATCCCGTGGCAGGCGGGGTACGTGACACCCTAGGGAGGAGAAAACCAAAGTCAACGAGAAGAGGTGGTGCTGTAACGGCAGCGGGGTCATAGTGGGCAGGGCTTTACCTCTACCAACCCCTGCAGGATCCTCACGAAGATGACACAACCGTAGTGGACGCGGGCAGCCGAAGGAATCAGCATGTTTAGAGTGGAGGTAGCCACAATAGCAAAGCCGAAAACCCTGATAGGAAGAGTCCATGTTCGAGAAAAGAGTCCAAGTATCCTGCCAAGCCTAGGATTCTGCTCTTTCCTCCCACAGCAGACCAGGCCCTGCACCCCCAGAACCCCACGCCCCACCTCCTCTGTGACTCCCAACTTCCACAATCGCAAACCTCGCCTTTCCCTAAGGCCCCGCCGCCAAACCCAGGATCCTCCCATTTTCCCGGAGTCAGTCCCCAAAGCAAGACCACACCCTCTAACTCCCACCACAACGCTGCAGTTTTTGCCCACTTTGAGACCCCACTCCGTACCTGTTGGCTGCGAATTTTTGGCAGATAAATCCTCCAGGAATCTGGGTAACAATGTAGCCCCAGAAAAAGGAGCCGTGTATGAGGCCAACAGTCTCTGGATCCCAGTTGAATTGAGCTTTCTGTGGACCAAAAGGCGCATCAAACCAGCCGCTCTGCCAGGTTCTGCTTCTCCACCAATCAGCACCCACAGACAGTCTCTTGGCCAATCAGCAACAAAGATTCCCTCTCGCAGTCAAAACACCTGCCAATCAAACCTCAAGCCATCCACCACAATTCACTTCCTCCATGTTGCTAGGGCCGCACTACCTTGGCAACGCGGCCTATTGCTGCCTAGAAGCCTAGTGCTTCCTGCCTCAGTATCCCTTCCTGAATGTCTAGGGGCCCATACACGAGAGTGGAGATTCTTTTTCCACTTCTAACCAATTTCCAAACCGTTTGCGGAGTGACCTGTATGGGGTCTAGGTAGGGACAAGAAGTAGCCAAAGGGTTGGGCCTGATTGGAAGGGAACAAGGGGCGGATAGGACACAATCcaaatcaggatttttttctgAGGCTGGGAATGGGGGCATGACCTATACTTAAATTAGATAAGAAGAAAGTCTGAGATGAGACAGGGCTTTAGACAATGGCTAGAGCAGATAGGGGAGGGATTTAATCAGTGGAGGAATTTCAGAAAAGCCAGAATCAATATTGACGGTGGAGCCTGAGATGAGCCTGGGATTAAGACACGACACTGGAACAGGTGTGTGATGCAGGTGAAGCAACGTTGCTGTGAGGCCCCAGATGGAGCAGGGGCAACACAAAGGGAAGATAATGCTGAGCcgacctcccttcctcctcttcttcctctccgcCCCCATTTGAAATCAGAGGCTTGAAATAAATAGGGGCGGGGCTTCATTTAGATCTGGACGGGGCTTAGGAAAGGGCAAGCCCTGCGGTGATGTAGATTTGAGGGGGCAGCACAAATGGGCGGGGCTACTCAGACTGCGGTGCGGAGGGGGCGTGGCCTAGGCCTCGCGTGGGCGAATGTGACGTCATCAGAGGGCGAAGGCAGGTTTATCTACAGCCTCAGGTAGCTCCCGCCCTGGGCTACCTGCACCACCACGTGGCCTCCGTGGTGGGTCGTGCTGTTGTTGACCATGGAGACGATGGCCACGCCCAGGTTGCAGCGGATGCCAAAGCTGATGCAGAAGCCCAGACCGCTCATGATGGCGATAATGTAGCGGCGAGGGAGACCAAAACAGGTGCAATCCACGACCGGCGGGTCCCGGGTCTGCGTCGTCACTGGGCGCCCATCAGCACTCAGCTCCAGTGTCTCTGCATCTTCTTGCCGCTTCTCCAGGAGACTACGAGGCAGTAAGAGTCAGCCGCGGATTTCcaggccccctgccccctccccctgacACAGGAGTCCAGGGAAAAATCTCCCACTTTTCAGGACTGGATTCCACGCTCGCACTCCCTCTTTCCCCAGGAGTCAGGCCCCTAACTCTCTTCTCCCCCCAGGATCCAGGAATCTGGACTTCCTGTCTCAATCGCCCTCAGACCAAGGATGCACAccctcagccccttcctccctcagacTCAGATATGGAACTCCTCAGTTCCCTTCTTCCCCCAAGAAGTCACCTCTTGACTCAGTTGTTTTAGACCCACGCTACTCTTTGCAATCCAAAACCCTGTTCCACCAGCCCCCACCTCAAGGCCCAGAGACTCTCTCCAGCCCCCTCTTCCAGATGTGAGTCTATTTGAGGAAGCAAAAGGCGCTAAGGAGATGCTTCAGCAAAGGTGTCAAAAGAACAGATGCTTCTCAGCCACGACTGCTATATATACcgacccctctcctcccctgccccctgtgGCATGCCCTTTGCTGCTTCTGGGCCCCAGGTGTGGGGCTGACATCCAGCTGATTCCATTCAGCCACTGGAAGCCCATTCCCAGGGAATCAGGGGTGGGGAGACATCCAGGGCACTGGAATCTAGCAGCCTAGTCGGATATCCCTGGGGAATCTTGAGTTCAGGCTGTCAGCCTAGGAGGTAGGGAGGGGGAGCGACGGGTGGTGCCCTGGCAAGGGACAGATGGCCCTGGTAGGGGGATTGGCTCAGTCCCCAGCATGGCTCTCGCCCCCGCCTGTTCTGGATCCAGGATTGAGTCTGTGATGACGGATAGAGTACTTGGAAGGCCACCTCAAGTCCAGAAAGAGGCTGCAGGGAGAAAGAGGTACCCTGATACAGGTGTGGAAAGATCCCAGAGGCTGGTGACAGAGATgggatgggggaggtggggcagaggccaagagaaagagggacagacacagaaggaaggagagagatccAGGGATAAAGGGACAAATATTTAGAGAGGGAGAGATAAACATCCAGACAGAAAGAGAATAAGACAGGGGCAGAGACCCCAAGAGAAGGGGGCGGGACAGAACAGGGActctaaaaaggaaagagacaaaaaccCAGAGAAGGACCCAAAGACAAGGGGGACAGAAACCAGGGAAACAAAACACAGAGGCAGAGAGCCAGAGTGCTGAGGGAAAGATGGAGACTAGGAGACTGAGGAGAGACAGGCTGAGGACGTGATTTGTGAGGTGCAGCCCCACTCTGAGGCGGGTAGGCAGCCAGGGAATCGGGCTGGATCCCAGGAAGGGGCTAGAACAGATGGAGGCGAGGGAGACTGGGACGGGGGAGGAAAGAACAGCCAGACGGTCTGGGAGGAGGCGGGTGGAAGAGATGAGAACACAGCCATCCTCCCCATCCTAGAACttaaggaagtgggggaggggttaAGAAACGGCGTGGCTTGGGGAGGGGTGAAAGAGATTGGGAAGAGTGGACAGAACCTAGGGACATGAGGAATGAGACCCTGGGGGAGGGCCCGGgacaaggaggcagagagaggggaatGGAAGCCCGCAGAATGAACAGTGCAGGGTGGTAGGTTCTGCCCCCTCCCATCAGAACATGTCAGCCAATGAGATTAGACTCTCACACCCAGGTTGCTCTAAGATGCTTTCCTACCCTGAAACTCAAGACATGATTGCAGCCCCTGAAATTTAATTGTTAAAATTCAGTGTTAATATTAGGACATGTCAGGTCTCAGATCAACGCTTTCTAAACTGAAGGGGGCTGTCTCAGTATCCcgcatctataaaatggggacaagagTAGAATGTGAAGTTACAAAGTGGGAACTTCAACGGGATATTATCATTTCAGAAGAAGAGAACCAGGAATGCAGAAATGAAGGCAGCCCCAATGCTTCACAGAGGACAAGATCAGAGAGGGGAGAACCTGAATGGGGATTCCCTCTTTGGATGCCTGGAACTCAGATCTAGGGACTTGGCGATGAGGAAAAGCAGTGCTTAGGTGGCAGGTAACCAAAAGGAATACTGCGTCTCAACCtccctctctctgggtctctcctctgcttctctcAGATTCTCAGTCCACTTCCCTGTCCCCCACTCCCAAGGTCTCTGTCCCCTTATGTCCCTTTGGTTCTCTCTTATGTTCCCATTGTACaactaaggaaactgaggctcaggaagcgGAAGTagcatgtccaaggtcacacacaagAATAGTGATGGGACCTAATCATTTCCTGAGCCTCAGCATCGCCCCACCCAAGGCCTGGCTTTCAGTAAGGAGGCATTTTGGCTCCTGTCTCTCCAGTATCCCCTAA harbors:
- the SLC17A7 gene encoding vesicular glutamate transporter 1 translates to MEFRQEEFRKLAGRALGKLHRLLEKRQEDAETLELSADGRPVTTQTRDPPVVDCTCFGLPRRYIIAIMSGLGFCISFGIRCNLGVAIVSMVNNSTTHHGGHVVVQKAQFNWDPETVGLIHGSFFWGYIVTQIPGGFICQKFAANRVFGFAIVATSTLNMLIPSAARVHYGCVIFVRILQGLVEGVTYPACHGIWSKWAPPLERSRLATTAFCGSYAGAVVAMPLAGVLVQYSGWSSVFYVYGSFGIFWYLFWLLVSYESPALHPSISEEERKYIEDAIGESAKLMNPVTKFNTPWRRFFTSMPVYAIIVANFCRSWTFYLLLISQPAYFEEVFGFEISKVGLVSALPHLVMTIIVPIGGQIADFLRSRRIMSTTNVRKLMNCGGFGMEATLLLVVGYSHSKGVAISFLVLAVGFSGFAISGFNVNHLDIAPRYASILMGISNGVGTLSGMVCPIIVGAMTKHKTREEWQYVFLIASLVHYGGVIFYGVFASGEKQPWAEPEEMSEEKCGFVGHDQLAGSDESEMEDEAEPPGAPPAPPPSYGATHSTVQPPRPPPPVRGY